The following are encoded together in the Anaerobranca californiensis DSM 14826 genome:
- a CDS encoding ABC transporter ATP-binding protein, which produces MILDVKDIRKSYGKQQVLKGITFQIKKPQIIALVGPNGSGKSTLLNIITNLISPDSGEVTILGKSNRNPEIFKEVSFMQDNSILYDYLTGYDHLQFIGDVQKIPKKQILETAEKIGITSYIHKKVGKYSLGMKQHLLLTMAIINNPKLLILDEPLNGLDPTSAIKVRNLLLEICSKGTAILLSSHNLGENDRVTSQILFLKEGNLIEEDISQYEETSYILTVKDLERAKNLLGKEMKKVEINNNKLEIVPNGIPLSKIISLLDEEQIEVKDIEKRIRGSEERYQEIFMIN; this is translated from the coding sequence ATGATTTTGGATGTCAAAGATATTAGAAAATCCTATGGCAAACAACAGGTTTTAAAGGGAATTACTTTTCAAATTAAAAAGCCACAAATAATTGCTTTAGTTGGTCCTAATGGTTCGGGAAAATCTACATTACTTAATATCATCACAAATTTAATTTCTCCAGACTCCGGAGAGGTTACAATTTTAGGTAAAAGCAATAGAAATCCAGAAATATTTAAAGAAGTTTCTTTTATGCAAGATAATTCCATTCTCTATGATTACCTTACTGGATATGATCATTTACAGTTTATAGGTGATGTTCAAAAAATACCTAAAAAGCAAATTTTAGAGACAGCGGAAAAGATAGGGATAACTTCCTATATCCATAAAAAAGTAGGTAAATATTCCCTGGGGATGAAACAACACCTTTTGCTGACTATGGCTATAATAAATAACCCTAAACTCTTAATATTAGATGAACCCCTTAATGGTCTTGATCCAACTAGTGCCATAAAGGTTAGAAATTTGTTGTTAGAAATATGTTCAAAGGGAACAGCGATTTTACTTTCATCCCACAATCTTGGGGAAAATGATAGAGTAACATCACAAATTCTATTTTTAAAAGAAGGGAACCTCATTGAAGAAGACATATCCCAATACGAAGAAACTAGCTATATTTTAACTGTTAAGGATTTAGAAAGGGCGAAAAATCTTTTAGGAAAAGAGATGAAAAAAGTGGAAATTAATAATAACAAATTAGAAATTGTTCCTAATGGTATACCCTTAAGCAAGATAATTAGCCTTTTAGATGAAGAACAAATAGAAGTTAAAGATATCGAAAAAAGAATTAGGGGTTCAGAAGAAAGATATCAAGAAATCTTTATGATAAACTAA